In Arachis stenosperma cultivar V10309 chromosome 1, arast.V10309.gnm1.PFL2, whole genome shotgun sequence, one DNA window encodes the following:
- the LOC130984762 gene encoding spermidine hydroxycinnamoyl transferase, with translation MALTLKGCCMVRPNEATWCGRLPLSEWDQIGTITHVPTIYFYHKPTSLHTSTIINTLKDSLSRVLVPFYPLAGRLHWINNGRLELECNAMGAQFIEAESSSTLEEVGDLSLSSEYLYHLSPNVDYTLPIHELPLFIVQFTTFKCGGFGLSLAISHAIADGQSALHFINEWSRFARGEALEMVPFLDRKVLRAGEPPLAPLPAGHGRSEFENPPLLLGQSTNMEQRKKKTTVEFFKLSKQEVDGLRNLANLSWGNPSNGRGYTRYETVAGHVWRSACKAREHKNDQPTCLGVCVDSRCRMKPPLPKGYFGNATLDVVATSLSGDLVSRPLGYASSRIREAIEKVTDEYIKSEIEFLKNQQDLSRFQDLHAMRSDKGPFYGNPNMGVVSWLTLPVNGLDFGWGKEVQMYPGTHEFDGDSVLLPGLDTDGSVVLAICLQVDHMDAFRKHFYQDESC, from the exons ATGGCACTAACGTTAAAAGGGTGTTGCATGGTGAGGCCTAATGAGGCAACATGGTGTGGTCGCTTACCATTATCCGAATGGGACCAAATAGGAACCATAACACATGTTCCCACCATCTACTTCTATCATAAACCCACAAGCTTACAcacttccaccattattaacaCTTTGAAGGACTCTTTGAGTCGTGTGCTTGTACCATTTTACCCCTTGGCCGGTCGGTTGCACTGGATAAATAACGGTCGTCTTGAGCTCGAATGCAACGCCATGGGAGCTCAATTCATTGAAGCCGAATCGTCATCAACCCTAGAAGAGGTTGGTGACTTGTCACTTTCATCGGAGTATCTCTACCACCTTTCTCCAAACGTAGACTATACTCTCCCGATTCATGAGTTGCCACTGTTCATTGTTCAATTCACGACGTTCAAGTGTGGCGGATTCGGCCTCAGCTTGGCGATTTCTCATGCCATCGCCGACGGACAAAGTGCACTGCATTTTATCAACGAGTGGTCGAGGTTTGCGCGCGGTGAGGCCTTGGAGATGGTGCCGTTTCTTGATAGGAAAGTGTTGCGTGCCGGAGAACCAcctttggcgccgttgccggctGGCCATGGGCGGTCGGAGTTTGAAAATCCTCCGTTGTTGCTGGGGCAGTCTACGAATATGGAGCagaggaaaaagaaaacgaCGGTGGAGTTTTTCAAGTTGAGCAAACAAGAAGTTGATGGGTTGAGGAATTTGGCAAATCTTAGTTGGGGTAACCCTAGCAATGGACGTGGTTATACCAG GTACGAAACAGTAGCGGGGCACGTGTGGAGAAGCGCATGCAAGGCAAGGGAACACAAAAATGACCAACCAACGTGTTTAGGGGTGTGTGTGGATTCAAGGTGTCGCATGAAGCCGCCATTGCCAAAAGGGTACTTCGGGAACGCAACCTTGGACGTGGTTGCAACCTCTCTTTCCGGTGATTTGGTTTCAAGGCCATTAGGGTATGCTTCAAGCAGAATAAGGGAAGCCATTGAGAAGGTGACTGATGAGTACATCAAGTCAGAGATTGAGTTCTTGAAGAACCAACAGGATTTGAGCAGGTTTCAGGATCTTCATGCCATGAGAAGTGACAAGGGTCCATTCTATGGTAACCCTAACATGGGTGTGGTTAGTTGGTTGACTTTGCCGGTCAACGGCCTTGACTTTGGATGGGGTAAAGAGGTTCAAATGTATCCCGGTACACATGAATTTGATGGTGATTCTGTTCTTCTTCCTGGTCTTGATACTGATGGTTCTGTTGTTCTTGCTATATGTTTGCAAGTGGATCATATGGATGCATTTAGGAAGCATTTCTATCAAGACGAATCATGCTAA